A window of the Candida orthopsilosis Co 90-125, chromosome 1 draft sequence genome harbors these coding sequences:
- a CDS encoding hypothetical protein (incomplete, gene extends across a gap in the sequence), protein MQAEVTFCDAKERSCSCSNSNSLATLASCLYAVGHTSKKSWSPLVDYCSRYQVTLDDNWFDTALANYKKNAKSASEIENFNVSEPIDVPFILNTTNMKIYQESYGKFYDNLYDSIYYGAGFLGYWLLVLLLGAILNWTKFLFPGFTKKMTNPAINFWRTNVSIPATFGKKKSQEQQFLKVFSFLIPSRFESLVIFLFYCVVIWLNSMSLRAIKEDVYFGSKYQ, encoded by the coding sequence ATGCAAGCAGAGGTTACTTTCTGCGATGCTAAAGAAAgatcttgttcttgttccaattcaaattcattggcCACACTTGCAAGTTGTTTATATGCTGTGGGTCATAcatcaaagaaaagttgGTCTCCTTTAGTTGATTATTGTTCTCGATATCAAGTGACATTGGATGATAACTGGTTTGATACTGCTCTTGCAAACTATAAAAAGAATGCTAAATCTGCCAGtgagattgaaaacttcAATGTATCAGAACCAATTGATGTCCCATTTATTTTGAACACAACTAATATGAAAATATATCAGGAGTCATATGGGAAATTTTATGACAATTTGTATGACTCGATCTATTACGGTGCAGGGTTTTTGGGATACtggttgttggtgttgctTTTGGGGGCAATTTTAAACTGGACAAAGTTTTTATTCCCAGGAtttacaaagaaaatgacTAATCCAGCTATCAACTTTTGGAGAACCAATGTATCAATTCCAGCTACATTTGGTAAAAAAAAGTCACAAGAACAGCAATTTTTAAAAGTGTTTAGCTTTTTGATCCCCTCTAGATTTGAATCGTTGgtgattttcttgttttattGTGTGGTGATTTGGCTCAACTCAATGAGTTTGAGAGCTATTAAAGAGGATGTATACTTTGGCTCCAAGTATCAGG
- a CDS encoding hypothetical protein (incomplete, gene ends into a gap in the genome sequence), whose product MATEVTFCDPLNTTCPCTNPNSLATIAGCLYSVGHTSEKSWSPIIQTCAYSNVTLDDDWFDTALEDYKQNAKSASEIENFNMSVPIDVPFILNKSNTAVYQESYKRFYNNLYDAIDYGAGFLGYWLLVLLLGAIFNWMKFLFPGLTKKMTGPVINFWRSNVAIPATFRKKKSQEQQFLKIFSFLIPSRFESLVIFLFYCVVIWLNAINLKGMHGDVVFESKYQAEIRYVADRT is encoded by the coding sequence ATGGCAACAGAAGTTACTTTTTGCGACCCCTTAAATACAACTTGCCCTTGTACAAACCCAAATTCCTTGGCAACGATTGCAGGATGCTTATACAGTGTGGGGCATACGTCAGAAAAAAGTTGGTCACCCATTATACAAACTTGTGCTTATAGCAATGTCACCCTTGATGACGATTGGTTTGACACGGCTCTTGAAGATTATAAACAAAATGCCAAATCTGCTAgtgagattgaaaattttaataTGTCGGTACCTATTGATGTTCCTTTTATCTTGAACAAATCCAATACTGCGGTTTACCAAGAGTCTTATAAGAGGTTTTACAATAACCTTTACgatgcaattgattatgGTGCTGGTTTCTTGGGATACTGGTTGTTAGTGTTGCTTTTGGGGgcaattttcaactggATGAAATTCTTGTTTCCAGGGCttacaaagaaaatgacTGGCCCTGTAATTAACTTTTGGAGATCAAATGTAGCAATACCGGCTACATttagaaagaaaaagtcacaagaacaacaatttttgaaaatattcaGTTTCTTGATTCCATCAAGATTTGAATCGTTGgtgattttcttgttttattGTGTGGTAATTTGGCTTAATGCTATAAACTTGAAAGGAATGCACGGTGACGTTGTTTTTGAATCTAAATATCAAGCTGAGATTAGATACGTCGCTGATAGAACT